GTCGCGCCGCGCGGCCTCCCGGGGCGGATACGGACTCGCTCGCGCCCGCCCGCGCCGCGCGCTCCGCGAGACCCGGCGCATCCGGTATTCGCAACGCCACGGTCTCGTCGTCCGGCAACCGCGGCGCCGCGGCCGGCTGTTCGTAGGGTTCCTCGTACGGCGCTTCGTACGGCGCTTGATACGGCTCTTGAGACGGAGCGGCGGCCGGCTCCTGGTACGTCGCCCCGTGCCAGTCGCCGGTGTGCCCCCCGGTGTATGCCGCAGCCCCCTCCGGGGCGTACCACTCCTGCTGCACGGCAGGCGGCGGAGCCGAACCCGTCAACGGGTCCCCGAAGGCCTCCGCGCCCTCGAACGCGTCAGCGCCCCCGTACGCGGCCTCGCCGCCGTAGGGGGAGCTGTCGCGCTCGGGGCGCAGCGCGGTCACGCCGTGGCCCTGCCCACCACCGGGGCGAGCCCCGTCGAGCGTCCGACGGCGCCCTGGTCGCCGCACTCCACCAGCCAGTTGGCGAGCATCCGGTGCCCGTGCTCGGTCAGCACCGACTCGGGATGGAACTGCACGCCCTCGACCGGGAGTTCGCGGTGCCTGAGACCCATGATGATCCCGTCGTGCGTCCGGGCCGTGACCTCCAGCTCGGCCGGCACGGTCGCCGGCTCGGCGGCTAGGGAGTGGTAGCGCGTAGCCGTGAAGGGCGAGGGCAGGCCCGCGAAGACGCCCTTGCCCTCGTGCTCGACGAGCGAGGTCTTGCCGTGCAGCAGCTCGGGCGCCCGGTCGACCACACCGCCGTACGCCACCTGCATCGACTGCATGCCCAGGCAGACGCCGAAGACAGGGACGCCGGTCGCGGCGCAGTGCCGGACCATGTCGATGCAGACGCCCGCCTGCTCGGGGGCGCCGGGACCGGGCGACAGCAGCACGCCGTCGAAGCCGTCCTGGGCGTGCGCCGTCGACACCTCGTCGTTGCGCAGCACCTCGCACTCGGCGCCCAGCTGGTACAGGTACTGGACCAGGTTGAAGACGAAGCTGTCGTAGTTGTCGACGACGAGAATCCGTGCGCTCACTGGTTGTCCACCGTCACGTCGTTGAAGGGAAGCAGCGGTTCGGCCCACGGAAAGACGTACTGGAACAGCACGTAGACCACCACGAGGACCAGGACGAGCGAGATCAACACCCGTATCCATACATTCCCCGGCAGATGCCGCCAGATCCAGCCGTACATGCCGTCCCTTCCGTCGCACCACGGCACCTGAGTCACGCCATACACCACCCGACTCACGCCGTACCGCACCAGACTAACGGCGCAGAGCCGCCGGTTTCCCGGCGTCCACAGGCTGTGTGGAGTCCAGGTGCGCCCAGACGATCAGCCGGTGGCTGTGACCCCACTCCGGATCGCACGTGGTCAGCGTGAGATAGCGGCCTGCGCGCGTATACCCCGACTTACGTGGCACAGGGTTGATGACCTCAACGTCCGTGGGCACTGTTTTGTAGGGGCCTTTGTCGATCCGATACGTGAACCAGGTCGTCCCGTCGGTCAGCACGACCGCGTCACCTGGCCGCAGCTTCGGGAAGTCCACGAACGGATCGCCGTACGTACGCCGGTGACCGGCGACCGCGAAGTTGCCCTCCTGGCCCAGCTGGGCGGTGTTCGCGTAGTGGCCGAGCCCCTTCTTCAGGGTGCTCACGGCGGTGTTCTCCAGCACGGGCTTGTTCCACGTGAAACCAAGCCGCGGGATGTACATGATCGCGAAAGGCTTGCCTCCGACGTACGGCGCCGGCACCTCTGGTCCGGCCGAGGCGCCGGGTGCGGCCGTCGCCGTGGGATGCGCCGTCCGCTTGGCCCACTGGTCCTGCAGCACGTCGATCTGGTGGTTCATGGCGCCGTCCGCCCGGACGCCGGTCCAGAACAGCACATAGACGACGAAGAGGACGATCAGCGTGCCCACGGTGATGCAGAGTTCGCTGAGGGTTCTGACGACGACGCGCACCGGCAGCTCCCGAAACGGCTCAGTTCACTCCACGGGCTGGGCGTAGTGCAGATCCACTGTGCCCGAGTAGCCGGGCAGAGTCACCGTCCCGTCCTCGGTGACTTTCCAGCCGAGGCCGTACACATTCACGTACACCATGTAGTTCTGGATCGCCGGAGAGGCCGCCAGGGCCTTCTGGAGCTTCTCCGGATCACCCACCGCGGTGATCTTGTACGGGGGCGAGTAGACGCGGCCCTGGAGGATCAGGGTGTTGCCGACGCAGCGCACGGCACTTGTGGAGATCAGCCGCTGGTCCATGACCTTGATGCCCTTGGCACCGCCCTGCCACAGGGCGTTCACCACCGCCTGAAGGTCCTGCTGATGGATGACCAGGTAGTCCGGCTGCGGCTCGGGATAGCCGGGCAGCTTGGCCGTGGCGTTCGGCGGGGCGTCGTTCAGGGTGACCGTGACGGCCTTGCCCTTGAGCTTCTGGGTGCCCGCGTTCTTCTCCAGCGCCGCGAGTTTGGCGTCCTCGGCCTTCGAACTTCCGTCCTCCCGGCCCGCGAGCGCCTCGACGTCGTCGCGCAGCGATCCGTTCGACGAGTCGAGCTGACCGTTCTTGTGACTGCGCTCCTGAATGAGGTCGGAGAGCTTCAGCAAGGACGTGTCCGTGCGGATATTCGTGCCTTTGGCCGTGTTGAAACTCGTGATGAAGAGGAGTCCCGCGAGAGCGAACACAGCGACGGTGAGCAGCCGTACGGGCCGGAAACGGCGCGCACGGGCAGGACTGGAACCCGTCCCGGGGGAGTCGGCAGAATTGCTCAACGTACCCTTATCTCCTTCGGCGCCGCGGAAGCACTACGCTAACGGACGCCCGGGGGAGCACTCAGTGTCCCCTTGTACGCTGCCCCGGAGCCCGCCCCAGTTCCCTGCGCGGCCACGCAGCGCATCGACAGGAGAGACCCTCGTGCCGAAGTCACGTATCCGCAAGAAGGCCGACTACACGCCGCCCCCGGCGAAGCAGGCGACCGCCATCAAACTGACCAGCCGCGGCTGGGTCGCGCCGGTCATGCTGGCCATGTTCCTCATCGGCCTCGCCTGGATCGTCGTCTTCTATGTGACGGACGGCTCGCTGCCGATCGACGCACTCGACAACTGGAACATCGTGGTCGGCTTCGGCTTCATCGCCGCTGGGTTCGGCGTTTCCACGCAGTGGAAGTAGCTCTGCCCAGGGGTATCCACTGAGTTATCCACAGCTGTTATCCACAGGTGGAAAAGAAAGCTGATCTGTGGATAACCCAGTGTGGTGTTGACGCCGGTGTGACTGGCCTACTGGCATCCGGAAGCATGTTCGCCCCCTGTCCTACCTGGGAAAACCCGGGTCAGCGACAGGGGGCACAGCTGTTCCCCCACAGCGTGCGCAAGATCCGCCACGATCTGTGGACAACATCGGTTCCTCAGGTGAGCTGAGCGGTCCTGACCAGCGTCGCGACAACGACCGCTGCCAGGACCAGCGCGCAGGTGCCGTACTGGATCAGCGTCCGCTTCTCGCGCGGGGCGTGGACCATGGCGTAGCCGATGACGACACCGCCGACGAGGCCGCCGACGTGGGCCTGCCAGGCGATGTTGAAGGCCGGGCTGAAGGTGAAGATCATGTTGATCACCAGCAGGCCGATGATCGGGCGCATGTCGTAGTTGAGCCGGCGCATCAGGACAGCGGTGGCGCCGAAGAGGCCGAAGATGGCGCCGGAGGCGCCGAGCGACGGCTGGTTCGAGGCGGCGAGGAGGTAGGTGAGCCCGCTGCCGGCGAGGCCCGCGACGAAGTAGAGCGTGAGGTAGCGGGCGCGTCCGAGGGCGGCTTCGAGGGGGCCGCCGATCCACCACAGGCTGAGCATGTTGAAGAGGATGTGGACGAAGCTGGCGTGCAGGAACATCGACGTCAGCAGTCGGTACCACTGGCCTTCGGCGACGCCTTCGAGTGAGCCGAGGATCGGGACGTACGCGCGGCCGATGAGGTCGAAGCGGTGCGTGAAGCGGTCGCCCAGGGAGAGCTGGACCAGGAAGACGGCGAGGTTGATCCCGATCAGGATCTTCGTGAGGAGCCTGGGGTCCCTGGTGATCGTGCCGCCCGCGAGGGTGCGGGGCTGGTTGGCGGTCGGCGCGTGTCCCGTGCCGGAGCCGGTGCGGACGCATTCGGGGCACTGGAAGCCGACGGAGGCGCTGATCATGCACTCGGGGCAGATCGGTCGTTCGCAGCGGGTGCAGCGGATGCCGGTCTCGCGGTCCGGGTGCCGGTAGCAGGCATCCTGCGATCCCTGATTCTGCGGGCCTTGCGGGCCCTGCGGGCTGCCTGGCGCCTGGTCCATGGGGTCCCCTCATTCTCCGTACGAAGGCTGCGCGGCGCACGGATGGGCCAACGCACCGCCCCGTCCATCCTTACGGATGAACGGGGCGTTTGGTTCCCTGGTGTGCGACCGGTTCCCTGGTGTGTGCCGGTTCCCGGGTGTGTCAGCCCTGGCGCTTCTCGACGACGACCGACTCGATGACGACGTCGTCGACAGGGCGGTCGGTGCGCGGGTTGGTGGGCACGCCCGCGATGTCGTCCACGACCTTCTGGCTGACCTTGTCGGTGATCTCGCCGAAGATGGTGTGCTTGCGGGTGAGCCAGGCCGTCGGGGAGACGGTGATGAAGAACTGCGAGCCGTTGGTGCCCGGTCCCGCGTTGGCCATGGCCAGCAGGTAGGGCTTGTCGAAGCGCAGGTCCGGGTGGAACTCGTCCTCGAACTGGTAGCCGGGGCCGCCGGTGCCGTTGCCCAGCGGGTCACCGCCCTGGATCATGAAGCCGCTGATCACCCGGTGGAAGACCGTGCCGTCGTAGAGCCTGTCGCTGGACTTCACGCCCGTCTCCGGGTTGACCCACTCGCGCTCGCCCTGGGCGAGCTCGACGAAGTTCCTGACCGTCTTGGGCGCGTGGTTCGGCAGAAGCCGGATCTCGATGTCGCCTTGGTTGGTCTTCAGGGTGGCGTAAAGCTGCTCGGCCACGATGTGCCTTCCGTTGTCTGCGTGTGACCTACCGATCCTCGCACGGGCCACGGCGCGCGGCGCCCGGCCGCCGCTTGCCGACCGCTTTCCGTGTGGACGCTTTCTGTGTGGACTCTTTGCGGATGGGCACTGTCCGGGTGGGCAGTTGCAGAAAACCGGTCGAGTCCTCCCGGGACGGGGGCACGTGCCGGGGATCCGTGGCATTGTCGACGACAAGCTCCCGTTGCCCCGTATTCATCCGCTATTGCCCGTGATCGACTGTTGAGAAGCTCTTGATCCGAACTGATCCGGAGTCGGTCTCCATGACCCGGATGCCCGTCCTCACATGCCTCGGGGGCCGTTGAGGGGCATGATCTCGAAAAGGGTGGAAAGGTGAACGGTGCCTTTTGGGGCATACCCCCGGCCCCTTACGTACGCCACCGAGGAGGAGGAAACCCGTGACCCGCATCGACAGCGTGCGCGCCGCGACAGGCTCGGCGAAGGACAGCGTCCTGCACGCCGCGGAAGTGGTGGCGCCCTACGCCGACACGGCCAAGGACAAGGCCTCGCAGTATGCGCACGAAGCGCGCGTTCGGCTCGCGCCGAAGGTGTCGCAGGCTGCTGAACAGGCCCGTGTGCAGTACGACGCCCGGCTCGCCCCGCGTCTTGAGCAGGCTCGTACCCATGTGCCGCCGAAGGTCGACCAGGCTGCCCACGAGGCAGCCGTCCGTACCCGAAAGGCGGCCCGGCAGGCCGCCGACTACTCCAAGCCCAGGATCGAGCAGGCGGTGGCGGCCGCCGGGCCCGTGCGGGACGAGGCCGCGGCGCGCAGTGTGGCGGCTCTGGCCGCGCTGCGCGGGCAGATCTCGCCCAAGGAGATCCAGAAGCTGGCCCGGAAGCACGAGCGGCGGGCGAGGGCCGGCCGTATCGCCAAGGGTCTTGCGGTTCTGGGGATTCTGACGGCTGGTGCGTTCGCCGCCTGGAAGTGGTGGGACAAGCAGGCCAACCCCGACTGGCTGGTCGAGCCGCCCGCCGCGACGGAGGTGCCGGAGACGGGTCGTCTGACGTCTGTCGACGGCAGTGGTCAGTCCGTCCTGGACCCGGAGGTCCAGGCGAAGGAGGCTGAGGAAGAGGCGTCGGAGCGCGACGAACACCGCTGAGCCGGGCCGCTGGGGCCGGGTTCAGGGACGCCGTGGGGTGGGAGACCCGAGAGTCTCCCACCCCACGGCGTCGTTCGTGGGCGATGTTTCACGTGGAACCGGCGATGTTTCACGTGGAACCTGCGGAGGGGTCGCGGGTGCGGCGGCGTTTGGGCAGTTTCGGGAGCGGTGTGCGCCGGTGCTCCGGCAGGGACGCGGCACGACGGCTGCCACCTCGGCAGGCGGTGTCCGGTGGGGGCGGGGCGGCGAGGGCGCGGACGCGTTCGGTGAAGTCGGGGTCGGGTAACGGGAGGTCCAGGTCGTCGTCGACGTACGCGACGGCGGCGGGCACGTAGTGGAGGACGGCGTTGACGGGGTCGGGCACGGGCGAGCCGTCGGGCCTCAGGGCTCGCAGTATCCGCAGTGTGGTGGTGATCTCGGTGTCGGGTTCGTCGGTGTCCCGGTCGGCGACGGCGTCGGTCTGGGTGTGCCACCAGTCGGCGGCGACGTGTTCGCCGAGGGCGCGGTGGTGGAGGT
Above is a genomic segment from Streptomyces sp. R21 containing:
- a CDS encoding aminodeoxychorismate/anthranilate synthase component II; the protein is MSARILVVDNYDSFVFNLVQYLYQLGAECEVLRNDEVSTAHAQDGFDGVLLSPGPGAPEQAGVCIDMVRHCAATGVPVFGVCLGMQSMQVAYGGVVDRAPELLHGKTSLVEHEGKGVFAGLPSPFTATRYHSLAAEPATVPAELEVTARTHDGIIMGLRHRELPVEGVQFHPESVLTEHGHRMLANWLVECGDQGAVGRSTGLAPVVGRATA
- a CDS encoding class E sortase, yielding MRVVVRTLSELCITVGTLIVLFVVYVLFWTGVRADGAMNHQIDVLQDQWAKRTAHPTATAAPGASAGPEVPAPYVGGKPFAIMYIPRLGFTWNKPVLENTAVSTLKKGLGHYANTAQLGQEGNFAVAGHRRTYGDPFVDFPKLRPGDAVVLTDGTTWFTYRIDKGPYKTVPTDVEVINPVPRKSGYTRAGRYLTLTTCDPEWGHSHRLIVWAHLDSTQPVDAGKPAALRR
- a CDS encoding DUF881 domain-containing protein encodes the protein MSNSADSPGTGSSPARARRFRPVRLLTVAVFALAGLLFITSFNTAKGTNIRTDTSLLKLSDLIQERSHKNGQLDSSNGSLRDDVEALAGREDGSSKAEDAKLAALEKNAGTQKLKGKAVTVTLNDAPPNATAKLPGYPEPQPDYLVIHQQDLQAVVNALWQGGAKGIKVMDQRLISTSAVRCVGNTLILQGRVYSPPYKITAVGDPEKLQKALAASPAIQNYMVYVNVYGLGWKVTEDGTVTLPGYSGTVDLHYAQPVE
- the crgA gene encoding cell division protein CrgA; this translates as MPKSRIRKKADYTPPPAKQATAIKLTSRGWVAPVMLAMFLIGLAWIVVFYVTDGSLPIDALDNWNIVVGFGFIAAGFGVSTQWK
- a CDS encoding rhomboid family intramembrane serine protease; translated protein: MDQAPGSPQGPQGPQNQGSQDACYRHPDRETGIRCTRCERPICPECMISASVGFQCPECVRTGSGTGHAPTANQPRTLAGGTITRDPRLLTKILIGINLAVFLVQLSLGDRFTHRFDLIGRAYVPILGSLEGVAEGQWYRLLTSMFLHASFVHILFNMLSLWWIGGPLEAALGRARYLTLYFVAGLAGSGLTYLLAASNQPSLGASGAIFGLFGATAVLMRRLNYDMRPIIGLLVINMIFTFSPAFNIAWQAHVGGLVGGVVIGYAMVHAPREKRTLIQYGTCALVLAAVVVATLVRTAQLT
- a CDS encoding peptidylprolyl isomerase translates to MAEQLYATLKTNQGDIEIRLLPNHAPKTVRNFVELAQGEREWVNPETGVKSSDRLYDGTVFHRVISGFMIQGGDPLGNGTGGPGYQFEDEFHPDLRFDKPYLLAMANAGPGTNGSQFFITVSPTAWLTRKHTIFGEITDKVSQKVVDDIAGVPTNPRTDRPVDDVVIESVVVEKRQG
- a CDS encoding DUF5324 family protein, with product MTRIDSVRAATGSAKDSVLHAAEVVAPYADTAKDKASQYAHEARVRLAPKVSQAAEQARVQYDARLAPRLEQARTHVPPKVDQAAHEAAVRTRKAARQAADYSKPRIEQAVAAAGPVRDEAAARSVAALAALRGQISPKEIQKLARKHERRARAGRIAKGLAVLGILTAGAFAAWKWWDKQANPDWLVEPPAATEVPETGRLTSVDGSGQSVLDPEVQAKEAEEEASERDEHR